A window of Deltaproteobacteria bacterium CG2_30_66_27 contains these coding sequences:
- a CDS encoding phosphoglycerate dehydrogenase, producing the protein MKVLALDNLQKVGIDVFAKEGIEVDVKGKMTPEELAAVINQYDGVVVRGATKATAACFENASRIKVIGRAGSGTDNIDKVAATKKGVVVMNTPGGNTVTTGEHAVSMMMSLSRQIPQATASMKAGKWEKSKFMGTEITDKVLGVVGFGAVGKVVANRALGLKMVVVAFDPYVSKEDAALLGVEKTTLDELYARADYVTYHTPLTTETKGMVNAAAISKMKDDVRIINCARGALMNEADLLAALQSGKVKGAALDVFATEPPPPDMPLLAHPNVILTPHLGAATTEAQEKVAVLIAEQICDFLKKGTIRNSVNFPSVPGELLPVLKPFLTLAERLGAFHGQLVRNPVRELKVDYLGEVGKLSTAPITISVLKGLLQYQTEDVNLVNARMVAEERGIKVSESKTPKSEPYASLLKVTVVTAKGESSVAGAVFGGSPRIVQIDAFAIVADLFGGILMLRNQDVPGVVGRIGTFLGEKGINIAGLRLGRTGVGGTAVSLINVDNAVPENVLAQLRKLPNIMDAQYLIF; encoded by the coding sequence ATGAAAGTGCTCGCGCTGGACAACTTGCAGAAGGTCGGCATCGACGTGTTCGCGAAGGAAGGGATCGAGGTCGACGTCAAGGGGAAGATGACGCCCGAGGAGCTGGCGGCGGTCATCAACCAGTATGACGGCGTCGTCGTCCGCGGCGCCACCAAGGCGACGGCGGCGTGCTTCGAAAACGCCTCGCGGATCAAGGTGATCGGGCGCGCCGGCAGCGGCACGGACAACATCGACAAGGTCGCCGCCACCAAGAAGGGCGTGGTCGTGATGAACACCCCCGGCGGCAACACCGTGACGACCGGCGAGCACGCCGTCTCGATGATGATGTCCCTCTCCCGCCAGATCCCGCAGGCGACCGCCTCGATGAAGGCCGGGAAGTGGGAAAAGAGCAAGTTCATGGGGACCGAGATCACCGACAAGGTCCTCGGCGTCGTCGGCTTCGGAGCCGTGGGGAAAGTCGTGGCGAACCGCGCGCTGGGGCTCAAGATGGTCGTGGTCGCCTTCGATCCTTACGTGTCGAAGGAGGATGCGGCGCTCCTCGGCGTGGAGAAGACGACCCTCGACGAACTGTACGCCCGGGCCGACTACGTCACGTACCACACGCCGCTCACGACGGAGACAAAGGGGATGGTGAACGCCGCGGCGATCTCGAAGATGAAGGACGACGTGCGGATCATCAACTGCGCCCGCGGGGCGCTCATGAACGAAGCCGACCTGCTGGCGGCGCTCCAGTCGGGGAAGGTGAAGGGAGCGGCGCTCGACGTCTTCGCGACGGAGCCCCCGCCGCCCGATATGCCGCTCCTCGCGCACCCCAACGTGATCCTCACCCCGCATCTTGGCGCCGCGACGACGGAGGCCCAGGAAAAGGTGGCGGTGCTGATCGCGGAGCAGATCTGCGATTTCCTGAAAAAGGGGACGATCCGAAATTCGGTGAACTTCCCGTCCGTCCCCGGCGAACTTCTGCCGGTGCTGAAACCGTTCCTGACCCTGGCCGAGCGGCTCGGGGCGTTCCACGGGCAACTGGTACGGAACCCGGTCCGGGAGCTCAAAGTCGACTACCTCGGGGAGGTGGGGAAACTCTCCACGGCCCCGATCACCATCTCGGTGCTGAAGGGGCTCCTGCAGTACCAGACCGAGGATGTGAACCTCGTCAACGCCCGGATGGTCGCCGAGGAGCGGGGCATCAAGGTGAGCGAGTCGAAGACCCCCAAGTCCGAACCGTACGCGAGCCTCCTGAAGGTCACCGTGGTGACCGCGAAGGGGGAGTCGTCGGTGGCCGGCGCCGTGTTCGGAGGATCGCCGAGGATCGTCCAGATCGACGCCTTCGCCATCGTGGCGGATCTCTTCGGCGGCATCCTGATGCTGCGAAACCAGGACGTCCCCGGCGTGGTCGGACGGATCGGCACCTTCCTCGGGGAGAAGGGGATCAACATCGCGGGGCTCCGTTTGGGCAGGACCGGGGTCGGCGGAACCGCCGTTTCGCTCATCAACGTGGACAACGCCGTTCCCGAGAACGTCCTTGCGCAGCTCCGAAAGCTTCCGAACATCATGGACGCCCAATACCTGATCTTCTGA
- a CDS encoding phosphoserine transaminase — translation MKRTINFNAGPAALPLPALERARDEFLDFAGSGMSVMEHSHRGKEYAAVHDEAIALVRELLGVPATHEVLLLQGGATALFALIPMNFLDKGKTARYVVTGAWGQKALGEAKLVAGMSGAGTAAWNLGVGEGKEKSYTRVPSPSEVKVEAGDAYLHITSNETIHGVEYNVDPSRAFPVPGAVPLIADMSSDFLWRPFDVTKFGMVYAGAQKNIGPSGVVVAVVSKELIDRGRKDIPKIFQFRTHAENKSLYNTPPTFGVYMVRNVLSWLKGQGGLAGMEKVNRKKAGRLYGVIDGNAEFFRSPVERESRSVMNVVFRLPTPELEERFIAEAKKRGMIGLKGHRSVGGVRVSIYNAVPYEWVETLAAFMEAFALAK, via the coding sequence ATGAAACGCACGATCAATTTCAACGCCGGACCCGCCGCCCTCCCCCTGCCCGCGCTGGAGCGCGCCCGGGACGAGTTCCTCGACTTCGCGGGAAGCGGCATGTCCGTGATGGAGCACAGCCACCGCGGCAAGGAGTACGCGGCGGTCCACGACGAAGCGATCGCCCTCGTCCGGGAGCTGCTCGGCGTCCCGGCGACCCACGAAGTCCTGCTGCTCCAGGGGGGAGCCACCGCGCTCTTCGCGCTGATCCCCATGAACTTCCTCGACAAGGGGAAGACGGCCCGGTACGTCGTCACCGGCGCCTGGGGCCAGAAGGCGCTGGGCGAGGCGAAGCTCGTCGCGGGGATGTCCGGCGCCGGGACGGCCGCCTGGAACCTCGGGGTCGGCGAAGGGAAGGAGAAGAGCTACACCCGCGTGCCGTCGCCCTCCGAGGTGAAGGTCGAAGCGGGCGACGCCTACCTGCACATCACCTCCAACGAGACGATCCACGGCGTCGAGTACAATGTCGACCCGTCCCGCGCCTTCCCGGTCCCGGGGGCCGTGCCGCTGATCGCGGACATGTCGAGCGACTTCCTCTGGCGCCCGTTCGACGTGACGAAGTTCGGCATGGTCTACGCCGGCGCCCAGAAGAACATCGGCCCGTCGGGCGTGGTGGTCGCGGTGGTGTCGAAGGAACTCATCGACCGGGGGCGGAAGGACATCCCGAAGATCTTCCAGTTCCGCACCCACGCCGAGAACAAGTCGCTCTACAACACGCCGCCCACCTTCGGCGTCTACATGGTCCGGAACGTTCTCTCCTGGCTCAAGGGACAGGGGGGGCTCGCCGGGATGGAGAAGGTCAACCGGAAGAAGGCGGGGCGTCTCTACGGCGTCATCGACGGCAACGCGGAATTTTTCCGCTCGCCGGTGGAACGGGAGAGCCGCTCGGTGATGAACGTGGTCTTCCGGCTCCCGACCCCCGAACTCGAGGAGCGGTTCATCGCCGAGGCGAAGAAGCGGGGGATGATCGGCCTGAAGGGGCACCGCTCCGTCGGGGGGGTCCGGGTTTCGATCTACAACGCCGTACCGTACGAATGGGTGGAGACGCTCGCCGCCTTCATGGAGGCGTTCGCATTGGCGAAGTAA